One region of Oceanipulchritudo coccoides genomic DNA includes:
- a CDS encoding peroxiredoxin-like family protein has translation MRECLTILACLFCPLAYGGVPDDPAKAMPLETGQPVPSVELRTVDGETVDLSVLADGQPSIFIFYRGSWCPYCNKHLASLGDVQDDLKALGYQMLAISPDKPEGLKEAAESNKLSYTLLSDSSAEAAKAFGLAFKVGLATRTLYRGYGINLEEASGEDHHILPIPAVYLTDAEGIIQYKYANTDYKVRLSAEELLKAAEKNAATDEN, from the coding sequence ATGAGAGAATGCCTGACGATCCTCGCCTGCCTGTTCTGCCCCCTCGCCTACGGAGGGGTTCCGGACGATCCCGCCAAGGCCATGCCGCTGGAAACGGGCCAACCTGTCCCCAGCGTTGAGCTTCGTACAGTGGATGGGGAGACCGTTGATCTTTCGGTCCTGGCAGACGGACAACCCAGCATCTTTATTTTCTATCGCGGGAGCTGGTGCCCCTACTGCAACAAGCACCTGGCTTCCCTCGGTGATGTCCAGGATGACTTGAAGGCGCTCGGATACCAGATGCTGGCCATCAGTCCCGACAAGCCGGAAGGGCTCAAGGAGGCTGCTGAATCCAACAAGCTAAGCTACACGCTCCTTTCAGACAGCTCTGCCGAGGCGGCCAAAGCATTTGGTCTGGCGTTCAAGGTCGGCCTGGCAACCCGGACCTTGTACAGGGGCTATGGCATCAATCTCGAAGAAGCCTCGGGTGAGGACCATCACATTCTCCCAATACCCGCAGTCTATTTGACTGATGCCGAGGGAATCATCCAATACAAGTACGCCAATACGGATTACAAGGTGCGCCTCTCTGCAGAGGAGCTTCTTAAAGCGGCTGAGAAAAATGCAGCTACTGATGAAAACTAA